AAGGCGGTGGCGGAGGACATCGAAGGGGCGGTGCGTCTCTTCAGCCGCTCCTTCGGGCCCTACCCCTGGCCGCACCTGGCCGCCACCGAGATTCCGGCGATTCACGGCCAGGGATTCCCGCAACTTTTGCATTTGGCCTGGTACTCGTTTGAGACCAGCCGCAAGGGGATCACCGACGCGTTCCGTGCCCATGAGGTGGCGCATCAGTGGTTCGGCCATCTGGTTGGCTGGTCCACGTATCATGACCAGTGGCTGTCGGAGGGATTTGCCGAGTACGCCGGGGCAATGTATGTGCAGGCGCGCAATCCCGGCGCGAAAGTGTTCTATGAACTCCTGAAGGACTGGCGCGATAATATCCTGCAGGTTGGGGGCCATGAGTTTTGGCATGAGGGACCGTCCGCGGCGCCGATCTGGCTGGGGACCCGCTGCTCGTCGATGCGCTCGCCAGGCTCCTACAGCAAGCTGGTGTATTCGAAGGGCGCCTATGTGCTGCACATGCTGCGCAATATGATGTACGATTACGAGCGCGGCTCCGACGATCGATTTCTGGCGATGATGCGCGACTATGTGTCGTCGTTTGCCCATCGCGACGCAACGACGCGGGATTTTCAAGCGGTGGTGGAACGGCATGTCGGCGCGGACATGCAGTGGTTTTTCGACCAGTGGGTTTATGGCACGCAGATTCCCCGCTATGAGTACTCCTGGGAGCGGGAGCGCGCCGACGATGGGACATGGACCGCGCGCGTGCGCATCGATCAATTCAACGTCGACTCCGCCTTTCGCGCCTTCATGCCGATCACGATCGTTTACGAGGACGGTCAGCGTACACGCCTTCTCGAAGTGACCGGGCCGCGTACCGAGTTTCGTTTCAGCGGGATGGCCGAACGCCCGCGCGACATTCGCTTTAACGATTACTACACGATTCTCTGTGAAGAGCGGATCGTCGCCAAACCGTGATCCGTGGCCGGGGAACTAATCGTCCCATCAAGGCGTAAAGCAATATGGGCGCCGTGCTTATGCTACGGGAGCCGTTATGGTGCAACTATGACCTGGCAAGGTTTTGCCATCGCATCGGACGCATGTGTGCTCAGTTGTGTCGATTTCGATTGACGGCGCGACTTCCGCGGTGATTATATACGTTCCGTCAGTTAACAGGTCCGATTCATCAACCCCAATCCAAGGAATCAGGATGTCACCCAGAACCGCTAAACGCAGTATGGAGGCGGGCGCGCGAACTGCAGCGGGACGGCCGCGGCGTCGCGTGACACGCCGCGGACGCAAACCCGCCGGCCCGAAGCAGCCGTTTTCCCTCATCCTCAATCCCGACGAACTGTCGATTCTGCGCAAGATGGCGCGCAAGGACGGCACCTCGGTCGCCAGCGTCATCCGCCGGGCGCTGCACACGGTCATCTTTCGCACCCATCCCGAACTCGCCAAAAGCGCGATCGAGCGCGAGGTCGACTCCTTTCTCGACAACGTCGGCGCGCGCTTTCCATCGGGGATCGCCAAGGGCGCCAAGCGCTCGCAGATCAAAAAGCAACTGGTGACCAACATTCTCAAGACCGGACGCAGTTAGCCGGGCTCCCATCCGATGCGGCCGCCGGACCAGCGGGTCCGGCGGCCGTGTCATTTTGAAGCGACGAAATTGCCAGAGAGGGGCAAAAACCCCTTGTACGGAAACGAGGGCGGCAATATCCTCGATCTCCCGCCTCGACGGGGATGGTTTAAGCCCATGTCAGCAACCGCCTTCAATCGAATGCACCCCGAATTGCTCGCAACTGCGCCATGCGGCACGTCCGGCGCCCGTGGGATCCCTGTATGTGGAATTCGACCGTCAGTCTGAAGATCATCGTCGCCCTCACCGGCGTCATCCTGCTGCTGTTTGTCATCGGGCACATGATCGGCAACCTTCAGGTCTTTCTGGGACCGGAGGTCTTCAACGCCTATGGCGAAAAACTGCGCGCGTTCCCGGCCCTGCTGTGGCTGGTGCGGGCGGTGATCGCCCTGACCGCGATCGTGCACATCGTGGTCACCATCCGTCTCACCCTGCTGAACAACGCCGCCCGGCCGATCGATTACGCCCAGAAACGGGCGGTGCGCGCCACACTGGCCTCACGCACGATGGTCTACTCCGGGCTGATGGTGCTGGCGTTCGTCGTCTACCACCTGGCCCACTACACCTGGAAGATCACCAATCCGCAGTACCAGAGGATGCTGGATGCCGGCGGGCGTCCCGACATTCATGCCATGGTGATCGCCGGGTTCTCCAATCCGCTCATCAGCGTCTCGTATGTCGTCGCCATGATCCTGCTGGGTTTCCACTTGTCGCATGGCATCGCCAGCGTCTTCCAGACCGCCGGCTGGGCGAGCACGCGCACGCTGCCGAAGATCGAGAAGGCGGCGACGGTCATTACGGTCATTCTCGTGTTGGGGTATATCTCGATTCCGATTTCGATACTCCTCGGCGTGGTCCGCTGAGGCAGGAGTGATCTATGCCGGTTCCTCCAAGCCGTGTTCCCTCGGGGCCGTTGGCCGAAAAGTGGAGCAAGCACAAGTTCGAGATGAAGCTGGTCAATCCGGCCAACAAGCGGAAGTTCACCGTGATTGTGGTGGGCTCGGGCCTGGCGGGCAGTTCCGCCGCGGCGTCGCTGGCCGAACTGGGCTACAACGTCGACTGCTTCTGCTACCAGGACAGTCCGCGGCGCGCGCACAGCATCGCCGCGCAGGGCGGCATCAACGCCGCCAAGAATTACCAGAACGACGGCGACAGCGTCTTTCGGCTGTTCTATGACACGATCAAGGGCGGCGACTTCCGCGCCCGCGAAGCCAATGTGTACCGTCTGGCGGAAGTCTCGGTCAACATCATCGACCAGTGCGTGGCGCAGGGAGTGCCGTTTGCGCGCGACTACGGCGGCCTGTTGGCCAACCGGTCGTTCGGCGGGGCGCAGGTCTCGCGCACATTCTATGCCCGGGGGCAGACCGGCCAACAGCTTCTGCTGGGCGCCTATTCCGCGCTCTCGCGCCAGATTGCGCTGGGCAAAGTGCGGATGCATCCGCGCACCGAGATGCTGGATTTGGTGGTGGTCGATAACACCGTGCGCGGCATTGTCACGCGCGACCTTGTCTCCGGCCGGATCGAATCCTGGTCGGCCGACGCGGTCGTGCTGGCCACCGGCGGGTACGGCAACCTCTACTTCCTCTCCACCATGTGCGCCGGCGCCAACGTCACCGCCGCATTCCGCGCCTACAAGCGCGGCGCGCTGTTTGCCAATCCCTGCTATGTACAGATCCATCCGACCTGCATTCCCGTCACCGGCGACCACCAGTCAAAACTGACGCTGATGTCGGAGTCGCTGCGCAACGACGGGCGCATCTGGGTGCCGAAGCGGCCGGGGGACAAGCGGCCGCCGAACCAGATTCCCGAGGACGAGCGCGACTACTATCTCGAACGGATGTATCCCTCGTTTGGCAACCTCTCCCCGCGCGACATTTCCTCGCGCGCGGCCAAGAAGGTCTGCGACGAGGGCCGCGGGGTGGGCGAGTTTGGACGCGGCGTCTACCTCGATTTTGCCGACGCGATCAAGCGCCTCGGCCGCAAGACCATCGAGGAGCGTTACGGCAATCTCTTCGAGATGTACGAGAAGATCACGGCCGAGAACCCCTACGAGGTGCCGATGCGGATCTACCCGGCGGTCCATTACACGATGGGCGGCCTGTGGGTGGATTACAATCTGATGAGCAACATTAACGGGCTGCATGTGATCGGCGAGGCGAACTTCTCCGACCATGGCGCCAACCGTCTCGGGGCCTCGGCGCTGATGCAGGGGCTAGCCGACGGATACTTCGTACTGCCCTACACCCTGGGACACTACCTCGCCACCACCAAGTTGACCAGGTTATCGCCATCCGATGCGGCGTTTCGCCAGACCGAGGCCGAGGTCCGGGCGCGCATCCAGAAACTCGTCAGCCTGAAGGGCACGCGCACGGTGGTCTCGTTTCATCGCGAATTGGGCAAGCTGATGTGGGATCTCTGCGGCATGGGACGCAACGCCGCCGGCCTGAAGGAAGCGCTCGCGAAGATACCGCCGCTGCGCGAGCGGTTCTGGAAAGAGGCGATCGTGACCGGCGCCGGCGAGGAATTGAACGTGGCCCTGGAACGGGCCGGCCGGGTCGCCGATTTTCTGGAGTTCGGCGAGTTGCTCTGTTACGACGCCCTCGAACGGGACGAGTCCTGCGGGTCGCATTTCCGCGAGGAGCATCAGACGCCCGACGGCGAGGCCAAACGCGACGACGAGCGGTTCTGCCACGTGGCCTGCTGGGAGTATCAGGGCGACGGCAACAAGCCGCTGCGGCATGTCGAGCCGTTGCAATTCGAGAATGTCGAGCTCGGAGTCAGGAGCTACAAATGATGATGAAGCTCACGTTGCATGTCTGGCGTCAGAAGAGCGCCACGGACAAGGGCAGGTTTGTCACCTACCACGCCGAGGGCATCAGCAAGGACATGTCCTTCCTCGAGATGCTCGATGTCGTCAATGAGGGCCTCATCGCCAAGGGCGAGGACCCGATTGCCTTTGATCACGATTGCCGCGAGGGCATCTGCGGGACCTGTTCGCTGGTGATCAACGGCGTGCCGCACGGTGGCGATCGCGGCACGACCGTCTGCCAGCTGCACATGCGCCGGTTCAAAGACGGCGACGTGATCCGTATCGAGCCGTGGCGGGCCAGGGCCTTTCCGGTCCTGCGCGACCTGATCGTCGACCGCTCGGCGCTGGACCGCATCATTCAGGCGGGTGGTTTCATTTCGGTCAGCACCGGCAATGCGCCTGACGCAAACACGATCCCGATCCCGAAGAAGGAAGCCGACCTGGCGATGGACGCCGCCGCCTGCATCGGATGCGGCGCCTGCGTGGCCGCCTGCAAGAACGCGTCGGCTTCGCTTTTCACCGCCGCGAAGATCTCGCAGTTGGCGCATCTGCCGCAGGGGCAGCCCGAACGCGACATCCGGGTGATCAGGATGGTCGAGCAGATGGACAGGGAGGGGTTCGGCTCCTGCACCAACACGTTTGAGTGCGAGGCGGTCTGCCCGAAGGAGATTTCGGTGCGGGTGATCGCGGAGATGAACCGCGACTATCGCACGGCGCTGCGCCGCGCCTGCCTCGGGCCCGAGCCCAAAGTGGCGGCCGGCGGGAATTGAGCGCGCCGAACAGTGATCTGCGAGGGCGGCCGTGGCCGCCCTTTTTTTTGCGGTCGCGGCGCCGCGGCAAGATTGACTTTCCCGCGCGCGGAGAATTGCGGATACTTGAACCGATGTCCAATCCCGAAGTCCAGATGACGTTTCAGACG
This sequence is a window from bacterium. Protein-coding genes within it:
- a CDS encoding succinate dehydrogenase/fumarate reductase iron-sulfur subunit, which codes for MKLTLHVWRQKSATDKGRFVTYHAEGISKDMSFLEMLDVVNEGLIAKGEDPIAFDHDCREGICGTCSLVINGVPHGGDRGTTVCQLHMRRFKDGDVIRIEPWRARAFPVLRDLIVDRSALDRIIQAGGFISVSTGNAPDANTIPIPKKEADLAMDAAACIGCGACVAACKNASASLFTAAKISQLAHLPQGQPERDIRVIRMVEQMDREGFGSCTNTFECEAVCPKEISVRVIAEMNRDYRTALRRACLGPEPKVAAGGN
- a CDS encoding fumarate reductase/succinate dehydrogenase flavoprotein subunit, with translation MPVPPSRVPSGPLAEKWSKHKFEMKLVNPANKRKFTVIVVGSGLAGSSAAASLAELGYNVDCFCYQDSPRRAHSIAAQGGINAAKNYQNDGDSVFRLFYDTIKGGDFRAREANVYRLAEVSVNIIDQCVAQGVPFARDYGGLLANRSFGGAQVSRTFYARGQTGQQLLLGAYSALSRQIALGKVRMHPRTEMLDLVVVDNTVRGIVTRDLVSGRIESWSADAVVLATGGYGNLYFLSTMCAGANVTAAFRAYKRGALFANPCYVQIHPTCIPVTGDHQSKLTLMSESLRNDGRIWVPKRPGDKRPPNQIPEDERDYYLERMYPSFGNLSPRDISSRAAKKVCDEGRGVGEFGRGVYLDFADAIKRLGRKTIEERYGNLFEMYEKITAENPYEVPMRIYPAVHYTMGGLWVDYNLMSNINGLHVIGEANFSDHGANRLGASALMQGLADGYFVLPYTLGHYLATTKLTRLSPSDAAFRQTEAEVRARIQKLVSLKGTRTVVSFHRELGKLMWDLCGMGRNAAGLKEALAKIPPLRERFWKEAIVTGAGEELNVALERAGRVADFLEFGELLCYDALERDESCGSHFREEHQTPDGEAKRDDERFCHVACWEYQGDGNKPLRHVEPLQFENVELGVRSYK
- a CDS encoding succinate dehydrogenase cytochrome b subunit; this translates as MWNSTVSLKIIVALTGVILLLFVIGHMIGNLQVFLGPEVFNAYGEKLRAFPALLWLVRAVIALTAIVHIVVTIRLTLLNNAARPIDYAQKRAVRATLASRTMVYSGLMVLAFVVYHLAHYTWKITNPQYQRMLDAGGRPDIHAMVIAGFSNPLISVSYVVAMILLGFHLSHGIASVFQTAGWASTRTLPKIEKAATVITVILVLGYISIPISILLGVVR